A single Mangrovimonas sp. YM274 DNA region contains:
- the sufD gene encoding Fe-S cluster assembly protein SufD, with amino-acid sequence MDLKEKLVASYFAFEDNLEDHSPLHAIRNNAIKIFEENGFPSKKDEAWKYTSLNTVLKHDYSLFSKGEKAIEYKDIKPYLIHDIDSYKIIFIDGKYSSHLSQTTHEGVDVCLMSSAIAKPKYRLVIENYFNKAAKDDSMTSLNTAFSNEGAYIHIPKNKIVEKPIQIVHFSTGNEAALMLQPRNLIVVDENSHVQIIERHQSLTDNPVLTNSVTEIFANKRAIVDYYKLQNDNENASLIDNTFIKQKQESHASVHTFSFGGKLTRNNLNFFQHGERIDSTLKGVTIIGDKQHVDHSTLVHHIEPNCESHQDYKGIYGDNATGVFNGKVIVEKEAQKTNAFQANNNILVSDKATINTKPQLEIFADDVKCSHGCTIGALDESAMFYLRSRGIPEKEARALLMYAFSNNVLDSVKIPEIKKRITKLIAKKLGVNIGFDL; translated from the coding sequence ATGGATTTAAAAGAAAAATTAGTTGCTTCTTACTTTGCATTCGAGGATAACCTAGAGGATCACTCGCCTTTGCATGCCATAAGAAACAATGCTATAAAAATATTTGAGGAAAATGGCTTTCCTTCCAAAAAGGATGAGGCTTGGAAATACACGTCTTTAAACACGGTTTTAAAGCATGATTACAGCCTGTTTTCCAAAGGGGAGAAAGCGATAGAATACAAGGATATCAAACCCTATTTGATTCATGATATCGATTCGTATAAAATCATTTTTATCGATGGAAAGTATTCTTCGCATTTGTCGCAAACTACCCATGAAGGTGTGGATGTTTGCTTGATGTCGTCTGCCATAGCTAAGCCAAAATACCGCTTGGTAATTGAAAATTATTTCAACAAGGCAGCAAAGGATGATAGCATGACGTCTTTGAATACGGCCTTTTCAAATGAAGGAGCTTATATTCATATTCCAAAGAATAAAATTGTTGAAAAGCCAATTCAAATTGTGCATTTTTCAACAGGTAACGAAGCGGCTTTAATGTTGCAACCTCGTAACTTGATCGTGGTGGATGAGAACTCACATGTTCAAATTATTGAGCGTCACCAAAGTTTGACAGACAACCCTGTGTTGACCAACAGTGTTACTGAAATTTTTGCCAATAAAAGAGCAATTGTAGATTATTACAAACTACAAAATGACAATGAAAATGCGTCTTTGATTGACAATACGTTTATTAAGCAAAAGCAGGAGAGTCATGCCTCGGTACATACCTTTTCATTTGGAGGGAAATTGACGAGAAACAACCTTAATTTCTTCCAACATGGTGAGCGCATTGATTCTACCCTAAAAGGAGTGACTATTATTGGTGACAAGCAACATGTAGACCATAGTACTTTGGTACACCATATTGAACCAAACTGTGAAAGCCACCAAGATTATAAAGGTATCTATGGCGACAATGCTACAGGGGTGTTCAACGGTAAGGTGATTGTTGAAAAAGAAGCGCAAAAAACCAATGCTTTTCAGGCTAACAACAATATTTTGGTGAGCGATAAGGCCACTATTAACACCAAGCCACAGTTGGAGATTTTTGCGGATGACGTGAAGTGTTCGCATGGATGTACCATTGGAGCATTGGACGAGAGCGCGATGTTCTATTTGCGTTCAAGAGGAATTCCAGAAAAGGAAGCTCGTGCACTGTTGATGTACGCTTTCAGTAACAATGTCTTGGATTCGGTTAAAATCCCTGAAATTAAAAAACGTATTACAAAATTGATTGCCAAAAAACTGGGTGTCAATATTGGATTTGACTTATAA
- the sufC gene encoding Fe-S cluster assembly ATPase SufC: protein MLKITNLHASVEDKGILRGINLEVKPGEVHAIMGPNGSGKSTLASVIAGKEEYEVEEGEILLEDEAIDELSAEERAHKGIFLSFQYPVEIPGVSVTNFMKTAINETRKAKGLEEMPANEMLKMIREKSELLEIDRKFLSRSLNEGFSGGEKKRNEIFQMAMLEPKLAILDETDSGLDIDALRIVANGVNKLKSKDNAVVVITHYQRLLDYIVPDYVHVLYKGRIVKSGGKELAHELEEKGYDWIKEEVNA, encoded by the coding sequence ATGTTAAAGATTACCAATTTACACGCAAGTGTTGAGGATAAAGGAATTCTTAGAGGAATTAACCTAGAAGTAAAACCTGGTGAAGTTCATGCCATCATGGGGCCTAACGGTTCTGGAAAAAGTACCTTGGCTTCGGTTATTGCAGGGAAGGAAGAATATGAAGTAGAAGAAGGCGAAATCCTTTTGGAAGACGAGGCTATCGACGAGCTTTCGGCTGAGGAGCGTGCCCACAAGGGAATCTTTTTGTCTTTTCAGTATCCTGTTGAAATTCCTGGTGTTTCAGTGACCAACTTTATGAAAACGGCCATCAACGAAACCCGCAAGGCTAAGGGCTTGGAAGAGATGCCAGCCAACGAAATGCTTAAAATGATTCGTGAGAAATCCGAATTATTGGAAATCGATAGAAAATTCTTGTCACGTTCCTTAAACGAAGGGTTTTCTGGAGGAGAGAAGAAGCGTAATGAAATTTTCCAAATGGCCATGTTGGAGCCAAAATTGGCCATCCTTGACGAAACAGATTCAGGGTTGGATATTGACGCCCTTCGTATTGTTGCCAATGGGGTGAACAAATTAAAAAGTAAGGACAACGCTGTGGTAGTCATTACCCACTACCAACGTTTGTTGGACTATATCGTGCCAGATTATGTGCATGTATTGTATAAAGGTAGAATTGTAAAATCAGGAGGCAAGGAATTGGCCCATGAATTGGAGGAAAAAGGGTACGACTGGATCAAGGAAGAAGTAAACGCTTAA
- the sufB gene encoding Fe-S cluster assembly protein SufB produces MSKYTEDDLREELKTKEYEYGFYTDIESDTFPVGLNEEIVRAISKKKEEPEWMTNWRLEAFRAWEQMIEPEWANVHYEKPDFQAISYYSAPNKKPKYNSLDEVDPELLATFEKLGISLDEQKKLAGVAMDVVVDSVSVATTFKKTLAEKGIIFCSISEAIQEHPELVKKYIGTVVPQKDNFYAALNSAVFSDGSFCYIPKGVKCPMELSTYFRINQAGTGQFERTLVIADEGSYVSYLEGCTAPSRDENQLHAAVVELIAMDDAEIKYSTVQNWYPGNSEGKGGVFNFVTKRGLCETNAKISWTQVETGSAVTWKYPSCVLKGDNSVGEFYSIAVTNNFQQADTGTKMIHLGKNTKSTIISKGISAGKSQNSYRGLVQVHSRAENARNFSQCDSLLMGNECGAHTFPYIEAKNKTAQIEHEATTSKIGEDQIFYCNQRGIDTEKAIALIVNGFSKEVLNKLPMEFAVEAQKLLEISLEGSVG; encoded by the coding sequence ATGAGTAAGTATACTGAAGACGATTTAAGAGAAGAGTTAAAAACCAAGGAATACGAGTACGGTTTTTATACAGACATAGAGTCTGATACCTTTCCTGTAGGATTGAACGAGGAGATTGTTAGGGCAATTTCCAAAAAGAAAGAAGAGCCAGAGTGGATGACCAACTGGAGGTTGGAAGCCTTTAGGGCTTGGGAGCAAATGATTGAGCCAGAGTGGGCCAATGTGCATTATGAAAAGCCCGATTTTCAAGCGATTTCCTATTATTCTGCCCCTAACAAAAAGCCAAAGTACAACAGCTTGGATGAAGTAGATCCTGAGTTGTTGGCTACATTTGAAAAGTTAGGGATTTCTTTGGATGAACAGAAGAAATTAGCTGGTGTGGCTATGGATGTGGTTGTGGATTCCGTTTCGGTGGCGACTACTTTCAAAAAGACCTTGGCTGAAAAGGGGATTATTTTCTGTTCCATTTCCGAAGCCATTCAAGAGCATCCGGAATTGGTGAAAAAATATATCGGGACTGTAGTGCCACAAAAGGATAACTTTTATGCGGCATTGAATAGTGCAGTGTTTAGTGATGGTAGTTTCTGTTATATTCCAAAAGGGGTAAAATGCCCAATGGAATTGTCTACCTATTTTAGAATTAACCAAGCAGGAACAGGGCAGTTTGAACGTACCTTGGTCATTGCCGATGAAGGTAGTTATGTAAGTTATTTGGAAGGGTGTACTGCACCAAGTAGAGATGAAAATCAATTGCATGCTGCGGTGGTGGAATTGATTGCCATGGACGATGCCGAAATCAAGTATTCTACAGTGCAAAACTGGTATCCAGGAAACTCCGAAGGAAAAGGAGGGGTTTTCAATTTTGTGACCAAACGTGGATTGTGCGAAACCAATGCCAAGATTTCTTGGACGCAGGTAGAAACCGGTAGTGCCGTGACTTGGAAATACCCAAGTTGTGTGTTGAAAGGTGATAATTCGGTAGGAGAATTTTATTCTATCGCTGTTACCAATAACTTCCAACAGGCAGATACTGGAACGAAAATGATTCACTTAGGAAAGAATACCAAATCGACCATTATTTCCAAAGGTATTTCTGCAGGGAAATCGCAAAACTCCTATAGAGGTTTGGTTCAGGTACATTCAAGAGCAGAAAACGCGAGAAACTTTTCGCAATGTGATAGCTTGTTGATGGGTAATGAGTGTGGTGCCCATACCTTCCCATATATTGAAGCTAAAAATAAAACGGCTCAAATAGAGCACGAGGCCACGACCAGTAAAATTGGTGAAGACCAAATTTTTTACTGCAATCAACGTGGTATCGATACTGAAAAAGCGATTGCACTTATCGTAAACGGGTTCAGTAAGGAGGTGTTGAACAAATTGCCAATGGAGTTTGCGGTAGAAGCCCAAAAACTATTGGAAATTAGTTTGGAAGGTTCCGTAGGATAA
- a CDS encoding iron-sulfur cluster assembly accessory protein: MIKVSEAAKKKVVELMAEDGYNSVTDFVRVGVKSGGCSGLSYDLKFDKEQLDEDKVFEDNGVKIIVDKKSFLYLIGTTLEYSGGLNGSGFVFNNPNANRTCGCGESFSL; encoded by the coding sequence ATGATTAAAGTATCAGAAGCGGCTAAAAAGAAAGTTGTGGAGTTAATGGCCGAGGATGGCTATAACTCTGTCACTGATTTTGTTCGGGTTGGTGTGAAAAGTGGTGGTTGTTCTGGTTTGTCATACGATTTGAAGTTTGACAAAGAGCAGCTGGATGAAGATAAGGTGTTTGAAGACAATGGTGTAAAAATTATTGTGGACAAGAAGAGCTTTTTATATCTAATTGGTACCACTTTGGAGTATTCCGGAGGATTAAATGGAAGCGGTTTTGTATTCAACAACCCAAATGCCAATAGGACTTGTGGTTGTGGTGAATCGTTTTCACTGTAA
- the thiL gene encoding thiamine-phosphate kinase has protein sequence MIEDKNQARTPLSELGEFGLIDHLTKNFKITHESTIKGIGDDAAVCDFGNQQVVITTDLLVENVHFDLSYMPLKHLGYKSVMVNLSDVYAMNAMASQITVSIAVSNRFPLEALEELYAGIETAAKIYGVDVVGGDTTSSTKGLLISVTAFGTANKEDIAYRNGAKPNDLLVVTGDLGGAYMGLQVLEREKKVFEVNPNNQPDLDAYTYIIERQLKPEARKDIIKLLKDLEVKPTAMIDISDGLSSEIIHLCKQSKVGAELYENKIPLDPQVIATCEEFEIDSTTIALNGGEDYELLMTISQEDFPKIKANPNLSVIGYITEESRGMHLITRAEEAIPIIAKGWNALDN, from the coding sequence ATGATAGAAGACAAGAATCAAGCCCGTACCCCGCTTAGTGAACTTGGAGAATTTGGCCTTATTGACCATTTAACCAAGAACTTTAAAATCACCCACGAATCTACCATAAAAGGTATTGGTGATGACGCTGCCGTTTGCGATTTCGGCAACCAGCAAGTAGTAATTACTACCGATTTACTGGTTGAAAATGTACATTTCGACTTGAGCTATATGCCGTTAAAACACCTAGGATATAAATCTGTAATGGTGAATCTTTCCGATGTATATGCCATGAATGCCATGGCCAGCCAAATAACAGTCTCCATAGCTGTTTCCAACAGATTTCCTTTAGAGGCATTGGAAGAACTGTACGCCGGTATTGAAACGGCTGCTAAAATTTACGGAGTTGATGTTGTGGGAGGCGATACGACATCGTCCACAAAAGGCTTACTAATTTCCGTAACCGCTTTTGGAACCGCCAACAAAGAAGATATTGCCTATAGAAACGGCGCAAAACCAAATGACCTTTTAGTAGTCACAGGAGATTTGGGCGGTGCCTACATGGGCCTACAGGTTTTGGAGCGCGAAAAGAAAGTATTTGAAGTGAACCCAAACAACCAACCAGATTTGGACGCCTACACCTACATCATAGAAAGACAGCTAAAACCAGAAGCTAGGAAGGATATTATAAAGCTATTAAAAGATCTGGAGGTCAAACCAACGGCTATGATTGACATTAGCGACGGCCTATCTTCTGAAATCATTCACCTTTGCAAACAAAGCAAGGTAGGCGCAGAACTTTACGAAAACAAAATACCATTGGATCCTCAGGTTATTGCCACTTGTGAGGAATTTGAAATTGACAGCACAACCATTGCTTTAAACGGTGGCGAAGATTATGAATTATTGATGACGATTTCGCAAGAGGACTTCCCTAAAATAAAGGCCAATCCTAACCTGTCGGTGATTGGTTATATAACCGAAGAAAGCAGGGGCATGCATTTAATTACACGTGCGGAAGAAGCAATCCCCATTATTGCTAAGGGATGGAATGCACTAGATAACTAA
- a CDS encoding alpha/beta fold hydrolase: MTIVYKEVAVHYKVEGQGKPVVLLHGFLENIEMWNHLAGTLKSSHQVVMIDLLGHGETGCLGYIHSMEDMAKAVNAVLENLGVMNAVVIGHSMGGYVALALQELFPLRVGAICLLNSTAESDNEERRLNRDRAIKAVKQNHKAFVSMAVANLFAEENRERFATEINDVKNEALKTPLQGIVAALEGMKIRKDRRSQFVNGKFKKLLVIGLKDPVLDYDSVMGYVSGSDIELVEFPDGHMSYIEDRKELDYKILHFIEN; this comes from the coding sequence ATGACAATTGTTTATAAAGAAGTTGCTGTACATTATAAAGTTGAGGGGCAGGGGAAGCCCGTTGTTTTGCTTCATGGTTTTTTGGAGAATATTGAAATGTGGAATCATCTTGCTGGCACTTTAAAAAGCAGTCATCAGGTTGTTATGATTGATTTGTTGGGGCACGGTGAAACAGGTTGTCTTGGTTACATACATAGTATGGAAGATATGGCTAAGGCGGTTAATGCTGTGCTCGAAAATCTGGGGGTTATGAATGCTGTTGTTATTGGGCATTCTATGGGAGGCTATGTGGCTCTTGCTTTGCAGGAGTTGTTTCCGCTCCGGGTTGGTGCAATTTGTTTATTGAATTCAACGGCGGAATCTGACAACGAGGAGCGCAGGCTTAATAGGGATCGGGCGATTAAGGCGGTAAAACAAAACCATAAGGCTTTTGTAAGTATGGCAGTGGCAAATTTATTTGCTGAGGAAAATAGGGAGCGGTTCGCAACTGAAATTAATGACGTAAAAAATGAGGCTCTTAAAACGCCATTACAAGGAATTGTTGCAGCTTTGGAAGGAATGAAGATTAGAAAGGATAGACGGAGTCAATTCGTGAATGGTAAGTTTAAAAAGTTATTGGTCATAGGACTTAAGGATCCGGTTTTGGACTATGATAGCGTGATGGGGTATGTGTCTGGATCGGATATAGAATTGGTTGAATTTCCTGACGGTCATATGAGCTATATTGAAGATAGGAAAGAATTAGATTACAAAATATTGCATTTTATCGAAAATTAG
- a CDS encoding aspartate kinase — protein sequence MLVLKFGGTSVGSVTNMTNVKNIINDGNKKIVVLSAMSGTTNALVEISETIKAKNITEAKQLIAALNDKYQDVIEELLQDQTLANEATAYILEVINTLLTCAEKPHNELLYNTIVSQGELLSTFLFTQFLKQQGINAQLISALDFMRVDKAHEPDNFYIKQNLNRIINNLPEADIYITQGFICLDAEGAVANLQRGGSDYTATIIGAAINAEEVQIWTDIDGFHNNDPRFVQDTHAISNLSFDEAAELAYFGAKILHPQTVMPVRDLDIPVRLKNTMAPAAYGTLITNKIHGEGIKAIAAKDNITAIKIKSGRMLLAHGFLKKVFEIFEKYETSIDMITTSEIAVSLTIDDTTNLSHIVEELEKFSSVEVDEYRTIVCAVGNNIVYHPDTPKLFQILQDVNIRMIAYGGSNNNISLLINTSDKVETLRKLNRYIFETELAE from the coding sequence ATGTTAGTATTAAAGTTTGGAGGTACTTCAGTTGGTTCAGTAACCAACATGACCAATGTAAAAAACATCATTAATGATGGCAACAAAAAGATAGTAGTCCTATCAGCCATGTCTGGAACCACTAATGCACTTGTGGAAATCTCAGAAACCATTAAAGCTAAAAACATTACTGAAGCCAAACAATTAATCGCAGCCCTTAACGACAAATATCAGGACGTTATTGAAGAGTTGCTCCAGGATCAAACCTTGGCGAACGAAGCCACCGCCTACATCCTTGAAGTAATTAATACATTATTAACATGCGCCGAAAAACCACACAACGAACTACTATACAACACAATAGTTTCGCAAGGCGAATTGCTGTCAACCTTCCTATTCACCCAATTTCTAAAACAACAAGGTATTAACGCCCAACTAATTTCAGCATTGGATTTTATGCGTGTTGACAAAGCGCATGAACCTGATAATTTCTATATCAAACAAAACCTAAACCGCATCATAAACAACCTACCGGAGGCCGACATCTATATCACTCAAGGATTTATTTGTTTAGACGCCGAAGGCGCTGTAGCCAATCTTCAACGTGGCGGTAGCGATTACACGGCCACTATTATTGGTGCAGCCATCAATGCAGAAGAAGTCCAAATTTGGACTGATATCGACGGGTTCCACAACAACGATCCACGATTTGTACAGGACACCCATGCCATTTCAAACTTATCGTTCGATGAAGCTGCAGAATTGGCTTATTTTGGAGCTAAAATATTACATCCTCAAACCGTAATGCCCGTTCGTGACCTAGATATCCCGGTAAGACTTAAAAACACCATGGCTCCTGCTGCCTACGGCACGTTAATTACCAACAAAATCCACGGAGAGGGCATAAAAGCAATTGCTGCTAAAGATAACATTACCGCCATCAAAATTAAATCTGGCAGAATGTTATTGGCTCACGGTTTCTTGAAAAAAGTATTCGAAATTTTCGAGAAATACGAGACCTCCATCGACATGATTACCACTTCGGAAATTGCCGTATCCCTTACCATCGATGACACTACAAATTTATCGCATATTGTAGAGGAGTTGGAAAAATTCTCATCGGTAGAAGTAGATGAATACAGAACCATTGTTTGTGCCGTTGGAAACAATATTGTCTATCACCCAGACACCCCTAAGTTATTCCAAATCCTTCAGGACGTCAATATAAGAATGATTGCTTACGGAGGAAGCAACAACAATATTTCGCTATTAATCAATACAAGCGACAAAGTGGAAACACTTAGAAAACTAAACCGCTATATTTTTGAAACAGAACTAGCGGAATAA
- a CDS encoding aminopeptidase P family protein: protein MKYLPIDRELFIKNRKNFAAQMEPNSLAIFNSNDIYPISADSTMPFQQSRDIFYLSGVDQEESILVIFPDCPKEQHRELLFLKETNEHIAVWEGEKLTKEKAFETSGIKTVYWLKDMEKVLFELMTQCDTVYINTNEHYRANVETETREARFVKWLKDRYPAHRVAKSNPILQRLRSVKDPIEIGLMQKACDITEKGFRRVLDFVKPGVWEYEIEAELMHEFLRNRSKGFAYTPIIASGNNANVLHYVENNQQCKDGDLILFDTAAEYANYSSDLSRTVPVSGKFTKRQKEVYNAVLKVKDDATKLLVPGTLWAEYHVEVGKMMTSELLGLGLLDKADVQNENPDWPAYKKYFMHGTSHHIGLDTHDYGILTEPMQPNMVFTVEPGIYIPEEGFGIRLEDDVVVQPNGEPFNLMANIPIKAEEIEDLMNQ, encoded by the coding sequence ATGAAATACTTACCTATAGATCGTGAATTGTTTATTAAAAATCGTAAAAACTTTGCCGCCCAAATGGAGCCGAATAGTTTAGCGATTTTTAACTCCAATGATATTTATCCAATCAGTGCCGATAGCACCATGCCATTTCAACAAAGTCGGGATATTTTTTATCTCAGTGGTGTGGATCAGGAGGAGAGTATTTTGGTGATTTTTCCCGATTGTCCTAAGGAGCAGCACAGGGAATTGTTGTTTTTGAAAGAAACCAATGAGCATATTGCTGTTTGGGAAGGGGAGAAGCTTACCAAGGAAAAGGCTTTTGAAACTTCTGGAATCAAGACCGTGTATTGGTTGAAAGATATGGAAAAGGTGTTGTTTGAATTGATGACCCAGTGTGATACAGTATATATTAATACCAACGAACACTATAGAGCCAATGTGGAAACGGAAACTCGTGAGGCTCGATTTGTAAAGTGGTTAAAAGATCGCTATCCGGCGCACCGTGTGGCCAAAAGCAATCCAATTTTGCAACGTTTACGTTCAGTAAAGGATCCAATAGAAATTGGCTTGATGCAAAAGGCTTGTGATATTACTGAAAAAGGATTTCGTCGCGTGTTGGATTTTGTAAAGCCAGGCGTATGGGAATATGAAATTGAAGCTGAATTGATGCATGAATTCTTGAGAAACCGTTCTAAAGGATTTGCCTATACCCCTATCATTGCATCCGGAAATAATGCCAATGTGTTGCACTATGTAGAAAACAACCAGCAATGTAAGGATGGGGATTTGATTTTGTTTGATACAGCAGCTGAATATGCCAATTACTCTAGTGACTTGAGTAGAACAGTTCCTGTTTCCGGTAAATTTACCAAAAGACAGAAGGAGGTATACAATGCTGTATTGAAAGTGAAGGATGATGCTACCAAATTGTTGGTGCCAGGAACGCTATGGGCAGAGTATCATGTGGAGGTCGGAAAAATGATGACTTCAGAGCTTTTGGGGCTAGGCTTGTTGGATAAGGCCGATGTGCAGAATGAAAATCCAGATTGGCCAGCTTACAAAAAGTACTTTATGCATGGTACTAGTCACCATATTGGTTTGGATACGCATGATTATGGTATTTTAACAGAGCCAATGCAGCCAAACATGGTGTTTACTGTAGAGCCGGGGATTTATATTCCAGAAGAAGGTTTTGGAATTCGCTTGGAAGACGATGTTGTTGTTCAGCCTAACGGGGAACCCTTCAATTTAATGGCAAATATCCCAATTAAAGCAGAGGAGATTGAGGATTTAATGAATCAATAG
- a CDS encoding succinate dehydrogenase cytochrome b subunit: MSGFLKSSIGRKVAMALSAFFLMFFLIIHLAVNITSLFSPDLFNELSHFMGTNPLVQLALQPVLIFGVVFHFVMGFVLELKNRKAIGVKYAQNNGAANSTWMSRNMIISGVVVLAFILLHFIDFWIPELNVKYIHGDMSGLLPDGESYRYFEELQHKFVSPIRVGAYVIAFVLLGLHLAHGFTSAFQSMGATAGRKKTMQQIGKAYSVIIPLGFIIIALFHHFNH; this comes from the coding sequence ATGAGCGGATTTCTTAAATCTTCGATAGGAAGAAAAGTGGCCATGGCACTTTCGGCCTTCTTCCTAATGTTTTTCTTAATAATTCATTTAGCGGTAAACATCACATCACTTTTTAGTCCTGATTTATTCAATGAATTATCACATTTCATGGGAACAAATCCTTTGGTGCAATTGGCCTTACAACCTGTATTGATATTTGGTGTTGTATTCCATTTTGTGATGGGATTTGTATTGGAATTAAAAAACAGAAAAGCCATTGGCGTAAAATATGCACAAAACAATGGTGCGGCCAATTCTACTTGGATGAGCCGAAACATGATCATCAGTGGTGTTGTTGTATTGGCATTTATTTTGCTTCACTTCATCGACTTCTGGATTCCTGAACTTAACGTAAAATACATCCACGGCGACATGTCTGGATTATTGCCAGATGGCGAAAGCTACCGTTATTTTGAAGAACTGCAACACAAATTTGTATCTCCTATCCGTGTAGGAGCCTATGTAATTGCGTTTGTGCTTTTAGGCTTACACTTGGCACATGGATTTACATCGGCCTTCCAATCTATGGGAGCGACTGCAGGACGTAAAAAAACGATGCAACAAATAGGGAAAGCGTACTCTGTAATTATCCCACTAGGATTTATCATTATCGCTTTATTCCACCACTTTAACCATTAA